One Leptospira noumeaensis DNA window includes the following coding sequences:
- a CDS encoding glycosyltransferase has product MSGKTLVIIPAYNEAETIEEVVRGAIVFADVSVTDDASKDGTPTILAKLQKEFGKRLHVIRHEKNTHIPGGIQDGMKYAVEKGYDWVITMDAGLSHDAGYLKEFQSFPNCDLVIGSRTSTVNVPLYRKLISWSAAKVMNYCLSKGVFNLFGANLRDCTSGYRRYSKPMFQKIAAYPLESVAFDFHMEALSIVAKNDGSIKELPIRYIFSNSSFNKKVLKLAISFAKKLLLRKWKLSPEYP; this is encoded by the coding sequence ATGTCTGGTAAAACTTTAGTCATCATCCCTGCATACAATGAAGCCGAAACCATTGAGGAAGTGGTTCGGGGTGCCATCGTGTTTGCAGATGTTTCTGTTACAGATGATGCGAGTAAAGATGGTACACCCACCATTTTGGCTAAATTACAAAAAGAATTTGGAAAGAGACTTCACGTCATTCGCCACGAAAAAAATACTCATATCCCTGGTGGAATTCAAGATGGAATGAAGTATGCGGTGGAAAAAGGTTATGACTGGGTGATCACAATGGACGCGGGCTTGTCGCATGACGCTGGTTATCTGAAAGAGTTCCAGTCTTTTCCAAATTGTGACCTAGTCATTGGGTCTAGAACTTCTACTGTGAATGTTCCGTTGTATCGAAAGTTGATTTCTTGGTCTGCTGCAAAAGTTATGAACTATTGTTTATCCAAAGGAGTTTTTAACCTTTTTGGAGCCAACCTTCGCGATTGCACAAGTGGATACCGAAGGTATTCCAAACCAATGTTTCAAAAAATCGCAGCTTATCCATTGGAATCGGTTGCTTTTGATTTTCACATGGAAGCTTTGTCTATTGTAGCGAAAAATGATGGTTCCATTAAAGAGTTACCAATTCGTTATATCTTTTCAAATAGTAGTTTTAATAAAAAAGTTTTGAAACTTGCCATTAGTTTTGCAAAAAAACTTTTGTTACGAAAATGGAAACTGAGTCCAGAATACCCTTAA